A DNA window from Zingiber officinale cultivar Zhangliang chromosome 3A, Zo_v1.1, whole genome shotgun sequence contains the following coding sequences:
- the LOC122053005 gene encoding KHG/KDPG aldolase-like isoform X7: MALASCFFPLPPPSRGACTRAHSAAAATATSPPSSGTLEAILSSRIIACLRAQDADTAMEAACAALSGGISVLEIVMSTPGVLEVVLLFHHVVKELLNHYPSSVIGVGTVLNAEDARKAVNAGAGFLMSPGTIMEILVDHHNSNVLYIPGAMTPTEVLFAHNTGARIVKSQS, encoded by the exons ATGGCGCTCGCTAGCTGCTTCTTTCCTCTACCGCCTCCGTCTCGCGGCGCCTGCACTAGGGCACATTCCGCTGCCGCGGCTACCGCCACTTCTCCTCCCTCCTCCGGAACCCTAGAAGCGATTCTCAGTTCGAGGATCATCGCTTGCCTCCGCGCCCAAGA tgCTGATACAGCCATGGAAGCTGCCTGTGCTGCTCTAAGCGGGGGCATATCTGTT CTAGAGATTGTGATGTCTACTCCAGGGGTATTGGAGGTTGTTCTTTTGTTCCATCAT GTGGTAAAAGAGCTTCTGAACCATTACCCTTCATCAGTTATAGGG GTCGGAACTGTCTTAAATGCTGAGGATGCAAGAAAAGCTGTTAATGCTGGAGCTGGATTCCTGATGAGTCCTGGTACAATAATG GAAATATTAGTTGATCACCACAATAGTAATGTGCTATATATTCCAGGAGCAATGACGCCAACAGAA GTATTATTTGCACATAATACTGGCGCTAGAATTGTCAAG TCTCAATCTTAG
- the LOC122053005 gene encoding uncharacterized protein LOC122053005 isoform X8, whose protein sequence is MSPGTIMEILVDHHNSNVLYIPGAMTPTEVLFAHNTGARIVKVAKDIFLHLRNHFPIFQWLLRKASQQVVYIKHIEFFTYFLTLNSSPFIIFFCKIRFSFLAHRLQMDRISTISCIVCSLLVHKFISVICVGPFGGRQEGRGELPYKIKQEKPFSDIQLT, encoded by the exons ATGAGTCCTGGTACAATAATG GAAATATTAGTTGATCACCACAATAGTAATGTGCTATATATTCCAGGAGCAATGACGCCAACAGAA GTATTATTTGCACATAATACTGGCGCTAGAATTGTCAAG GTGGCGAAAGATATATTTCTGCACTTAAGAAACCATTTCCCCATATTCCAATGGTTGCTTCGCAAGGCATCACAACAGGTTGTCTACATCAAACACATAGAATTCTTCACTTACTTTTTAACGTTGAATTCTTCgccttttattatatttttctgcAAGATTAGATTTTCATTCCTTGCTCATCGTCTCCAAATGGATAGAATTTCAACAATTTCATGTATAGTGTGTTCTTTATTGGTACATAAATTTATTTCTGTTAtttgtgttggtccctttggaggccggcaagaggggaggggtgaattgccctacaaaataaaacaagaaaaacccttctcggatattcaactaacttaa
- the LOC122053005 gene encoding KHG/KDPG aldolase-like isoform X3, which translates to MALASCFFPLPPPSRGACTRAHSAAAATATSPPSSGTLEAILSSRIIACLRAQDADTAMEAACAALSGGISVLEIVMSTPGVLEVVLLFHHVVKELLNHYPSSVIGVGTVLNAEDARKAVNAGAGFLMSPGTIMEILVDHHNSNVLYIPGAMTPTEVLFAHNTGARIVKIYPVSILGGERYISALKKPFPHIPMVASQGITTGCLHQTHRILHLLFNVEFFAFYYIFLQD; encoded by the exons ATGGCGCTCGCTAGCTGCTTCTTTCCTCTACCGCCTCCGTCTCGCGGCGCCTGCACTAGGGCACATTCCGCTGCCGCGGCTACCGCCACTTCTCCTCCCTCCTCCGGAACCCTAGAAGCGATTCTCAGTTCGAGGATCATCGCTTGCCTCCGCGCCCAAGA tgCTGATACAGCCATGGAAGCTGCCTGTGCTGCTCTAAGCGGGGGCATATCTGTT CTAGAGATTGTGATGTCTACTCCAGGGGTATTGGAGGTTGTTCTTTTGTTCCATCAT GTGGTAAAAGAGCTTCTGAACCATTACCCTTCATCAGTTATAGGG GTCGGAACTGTCTTAAATGCTGAGGATGCAAGAAAAGCTGTTAATGCTGGAGCTGGATTCCTGATGAGTCCTGGTACAATAATG GAAATATTAGTTGATCACCACAATAGTAATGTGCTATATATTCCAGGAGCAATGACGCCAACAGAA GTATTATTTGCACATAATACTGGCGCTAGAATTGTCAAG ATTTATCCAGTCTCAATCTTAGGTGGCGAAAGATATATTTCTGCACTTAAGAAACCATTTCCCCATATTCCAATGGTTGCTTCGCAAGGCATCACAACAGGTTGTCTACATCAAACACATAGAATTCTTCACTTACTTTTTAACGTTGAATTCTTCgccttttattatatttttctgcAAGATTAG
- the LOC122053005 gene encoding uncharacterized protein LOC122053005 isoform X5, whose translation MEAACAALSGGISVLEIVMSTPGVLEVVKELLNHYPSSVIGVGTVLNAEDARKAVNAGAGFLMSPGTIMEILVDHHNSNVLYIPGAMTPTEVLFAHNTGARIVKVAKDIFLHLRNHFPIFQWLLRKASQQVVYIKHIEFFTYFLTLNSSPFIIFFCKIRFSFLAHRLQMDRISTISCIVCSLLVHKFISVICVGPFGGRQEGRGELPYKIKQEKPFSDIQLT comes from the exons ATGGAAGCTGCCTGTGCTGCTCTAAGCGGGGGCATATCTGTT CTAGAGATTGTGATGTCTACTCCAGGGGTATTGGAG GTGGTAAAAGAGCTTCTGAACCATTACCCTTCATCAGTTATAGGG GTCGGAACTGTCTTAAATGCTGAGGATGCAAGAAAAGCTGTTAATGCTGGAGCTGGATTCCTGATGAGTCCTGGTACAATAATG GAAATATTAGTTGATCACCACAATAGTAATGTGCTATATATTCCAGGAGCAATGACGCCAACAGAA GTATTATTTGCACATAATACTGGCGCTAGAATTGTCAAG GTGGCGAAAGATATATTTCTGCACTTAAGAAACCATTTCCCCATATTCCAATGGTTGCTTCGCAAGGCATCACAACAGGTTGTCTACATCAAACACATAGAATTCTTCACTTACTTTTTAACGTTGAATTCTTCgccttttattatatttttctgcAAGATTAGATTTTCATTCCTTGCTCATCGTCTCCAAATGGATAGAATTTCAACAATTTCATGTATAGTGTGTTCTTTATTGGTACATAAATTTATTTCTGTTAtttgtgttggtccctttggaggccggcaagaggggaggggtgaattgccctacaaaataaaacaagaaaaacccttctcggatattcaactaacttaa
- the LOC122053005 gene encoding uncharacterized protein LOC122053005 isoform X2: MALASCFFPLPPPSRGACTRAHSAAAATATSPPSSGTLEAILSSRIIACLRAQDADTAMEAACAALSGGISVLEIVMSTPGVLEVVKELLNHYPSSVIGVGTVLNAEDARKAVNAGAGFLMSPGTIMEILVDHHNSNVLYIPGAMTPTEVLFAHNTGARIVKVAKDIFLHLRNHFPIFQWLLRKASQQVVYIKHIEFFTYFLTLNSSPFIIFFCKIRFSFLAHRLQMDRISTISCIVCSLLVHKFISVICVGPFGGRQEGRGELPYKIKQEKPFSDIQLT, encoded by the exons ATGGCGCTCGCTAGCTGCTTCTTTCCTCTACCGCCTCCGTCTCGCGGCGCCTGCACTAGGGCACATTCCGCTGCCGCGGCTACCGCCACTTCTCCTCCCTCCTCCGGAACCCTAGAAGCGATTCTCAGTTCGAGGATCATCGCTTGCCTCCGCGCCCAAGA tgCTGATACAGCCATGGAAGCTGCCTGTGCTGCTCTAAGCGGGGGCATATCTGTT CTAGAGATTGTGATGTCTACTCCAGGGGTATTGGAG GTGGTAAAAGAGCTTCTGAACCATTACCCTTCATCAGTTATAGGG GTCGGAACTGTCTTAAATGCTGAGGATGCAAGAAAAGCTGTTAATGCTGGAGCTGGATTCCTGATGAGTCCTGGTACAATAATG GAAATATTAGTTGATCACCACAATAGTAATGTGCTATATATTCCAGGAGCAATGACGCCAACAGAA GTATTATTTGCACATAATACTGGCGCTAGAATTGTCAAG GTGGCGAAAGATATATTTCTGCACTTAAGAAACCATTTCCCCATATTCCAATGGTTGCTTCGCAAGGCATCACAACAGGTTGTCTACATCAAACACATAGAATTCTTCACTTACTTTTTAACGTTGAATTCTTCgccttttattatatttttctgcAAGATTAGATTTTCATTCCTTGCTCATCGTCTCCAAATGGATAGAATTTCAACAATTTCATGTATAGTGTGTTCTTTATTGGTACATAAATTTATTTCTGTTAtttgtgttggtccctttggaggccggcaagaggggaggggtgaattgccctacaaaataaaacaagaaaaacccttctcggatattcaactaacttaa
- the LOC122053005 gene encoding uncharacterized protein LOC122053005 isoform X4 → MEAACAALSGGISVLEIVMSTPGVLEVVLLFHHVVKELLNHYPSSVIGVGTVLNAEDARKAVNAGAGFLMSPGTIMEILVDHHNSNVLYIPGAMTPTEVLFAHNTGARIVKVAKDIFLHLRNHFPIFQWLLRKASQQVVYIKHIEFFTYFLTLNSSPFIIFFCKIRFSFLAHRLQMDRISTISCIVCSLLVHKFISVICVGPFGGRQEGRGELPYKIKQEKPFSDIQLT, encoded by the exons ATGGAAGCTGCCTGTGCTGCTCTAAGCGGGGGCATATCTGTT CTAGAGATTGTGATGTCTACTCCAGGGGTATTGGAGGTTGTTCTTTTGTTCCATCAT GTGGTAAAAGAGCTTCTGAACCATTACCCTTCATCAGTTATAGGG GTCGGAACTGTCTTAAATGCTGAGGATGCAAGAAAAGCTGTTAATGCTGGAGCTGGATTCCTGATGAGTCCTGGTACAATAATG GAAATATTAGTTGATCACCACAATAGTAATGTGCTATATATTCCAGGAGCAATGACGCCAACAGAA GTATTATTTGCACATAATACTGGCGCTAGAATTGTCAAG GTGGCGAAAGATATATTTCTGCACTTAAGAAACCATTTCCCCATATTCCAATGGTTGCTTCGCAAGGCATCACAACAGGTTGTCTACATCAAACACATAGAATTCTTCACTTACTTTTTAACGTTGAATTCTTCgccttttattatatttttctgcAAGATTAGATTTTCATTCCTTGCTCATCGTCTCCAAATGGATAGAATTTCAACAATTTCATGTATAGTGTGTTCTTTATTGGTACATAAATTTATTTCTGTTAtttgtgttggtccctttggaggccggcaagaggggaggggtgaattgccctacaaaataaaacaagaaaaacccttctcggatattcaactaacttaa
- the LOC122053006 gene encoding basic leucine zipper 23-like, with product MDDGEVDLSNHYLLTNPEMAQGFDEFLKNSRTCTHTHTCNPPGRAAAAHTHTCYHTHTQVFAAGEEEDIGEDEIKKSRKPLGNREAVRKYREKKKAHAAFLEEEVKKLQVLNQQLLSRLQGQAALEAEVVRLRSLLVDLRGKIDAELGGFPIQKQCNPPGLQCDSNGHCNVGNPEMTDWETSCVPSTKRITMNSMDALGSLVSSASQTG from the coding sequence ATGGATGATGGAGAAGTGGATCTTTCGAACCACTATCTGTTGACAAATCCGGAGATGGCTCAGGGCTTCGATGAGTTCCTGAAGAACTCCAGAACATGCACCCACACCCACACCTGCAACCCCCCTGGCCGCGCGGCCGCCGCCCACACTCACACCTGCTACCACACACACACGCAGGTGTTCGCCGCCGGCGAGGAAGAGGATATTGGGGAAGACGAGATCAAGAAGTCGCGGAAACCGCTAGGGAACAGAGAAGCCGTGCGGAAGTACCGCGAGAAGAAGAAAGCCCACGCCGCCTTCCTGGAGGAGGAGGTCAAGAAGCTGCAAGTGCTGAACCAGCAGCTTCTCAGTAGGCTTCAGGGGCAGGCGGCGCTCGAGGCGGAGGTGGTCAGGCTGAGAAGCCTCCTGGTGGATCTCAGAGGAAAGATTGATGCTGAATTGGGCGGCTTCCCAATTCAGAAGCAGTGCAACCCTCCTGGTTTGCAGTGCGACAGCAATGGCCACTGCAATGTCGGAAACCCAGAGATGACCGATTGGGAAACGAGTTGTGTGCCCTCAACTAAGCGCATCACCATGAACTCCATGGATGCTCTTGGGAGCTTAGTTTCATCTGCTTCCCAAACAGGGTGA
- the LOC122053004 gene encoding protein ABA AND ROS SENSITIVE 1-like: protein MDQRRALVRSKVREAQKREKRIDSPLVRYNENDQPVCRVCNVVLKSESQWPAHQISRKHHEAIENLKASATGLSRENVPRTEVSKEQQNSKLSSTLPAGFFDDQNSKRQKIDSGGGKAKPIDTPVLVGSGSSYIQDVKKDSSPSINRAFDVPHSTKKKSHKVLESNEEKKEFTKFAQPSKIVDGTDAELENGALPPNFFDTDAEQVTRALPPNFFDDTRTVDDQTPKQLNREVENQDGLALDQVNTISASFNHISRASKKIDGSDAKQTKGALPEGFFDNKDADLRARGIEPVKVDINDAYKEFEKEIQVNLQVVDDRLEEEEIDAAEEMEGFRSLEQKAYKERVDEIKKKLVEVRTERLAKAKQRPAFMGKQSSDESSSDEGDDDEDDNFAVNWRAQHL from the exons ATGGATCAGAGGAGGGCGTTGGTTCGCTCGAAGGTGAGAGAGGCGCAGAAACGAGAGAAGCGCATCGATTCTCCACTTGTCAG GTATAATGAGAATGATCAGCCAGTTTGCAGAGTTTGCAATGTTGTTCTAAAGTCAGAATCACAATGGCCTGCACACCAAATTTCTAGGAAGCATCATGAG GCTATTGAGAATCTAAAAGCTTCTGCTACTGGATTGTCTCGGGAGAATGTTCCAAGGACTGAAGTATCAAAAGAACAACAAAATAGTAAATTGTCTTCCACATTGCCTGCTGGCTTCTTCGATGATCAAAACTCAAAGAGACAAAAGATTG ATTCTGGTGGAGGGAAGGCCAAGCCTATTGACACACCGGTACTAGTTGGTTCTGGTTCCTCATATATTCAAGATGTGAAGAAAGATTCATCACCTTCTATCAATCGGGCCTTTGATGTACCACATTCTACAAAAAAGAAAAGCCACAAGGTTTTGGAATCTAACGAAGAGAAGAAAGAGTTTACCAAATTTGCTCAGCCATCCAAAATAGTGGATGGCACAGATGCAGAACTAGAAAATGGGGCTCTTCCACCTAACTTTTTTGATACAGATGCAGAACAAGTTACTAGGGCTCTTCCCCCGAACTTTTTTGATGACACAAGAACAGTTGATGATCAGACCCCCAAACAGTTGAATCGAGAGGTAGAAAATCAGGATGGTTTAGCACTCGACCAGGTTAATACAATTTCAGCTAGCTTCAACCATATCAGTCGAGCATCAAAAAAGATTGATGGGTCTGATGCCAAACAAACTAAAGGAGCATTACCAGAAGGATTTTTTGACAATAAGGATGCTGATCTCCGTGCACGTGGGATTGAGCCTGTTAAAGTCGATATAAA TGATGCATACAAAGAATTTGAGAAGGAAATCCAAGTTAATTTGCAGGTAGTGGATGATCGGCTGGAAGAAGAGGAG ATTGATGCTGCCGAGGAGATGGAGGGATTTCGTTCACTGGAGCAAAA GGCATACAAGGAGAGAGTGGATGAGATTAAGAAGAAACTTGTGGAGGTGAGGACTGAACGCCTCGCAAAAGCAAAACAACGCCCAGCCTTCATGGGGAAGCAGTCGAGCGATGAGTCATCCAGCGATGAGGGTGATGATGACGAAGATGACAACTTTGCAGTGAATTGGAGGGCACAACATTTATAA
- the LOC122053009 gene encoding G2/mitotic-specific cyclin S13-7-like: MASKRQALVLPQKKGGIPPMGKQKVVAVAADAKNRRALEDIGNQVNARVVEGRIETQVNRPITRSFGAQLLANEQNAAAVNKKSVTTQSDQADVKVCAKPAKKVAAKRKEKKNVEIIVISPDSNEEKKYEAGMVGITRKSSRKKATSLTSVLTARSKVACELSDKLKELVVDIDASDKENQLAAVDYVEDIYKYYKSVEHSFRPCDYMDSQVEINVKMRAILVDWLIEVHDKFVLMPETLYLTSYIIDLYLSTEMTPRNELQLVGVSAMLIASKYEELWAPEVSDFICIADRTYTREQILRMEKRILDKLQWNLTVPTPYVFLVRFVKAAECDTEMNNMVFFFAELALVQYSLVTHCPSMVAAASVFAARCTLKKSPLWTETLKFHTGFSEQQLLDCTQILVNSHASAAAEGKLKVAYKKYSHEHFGAVALYPPATEMMEELTTSKTVP; the protein is encoded by the exons ATGGCTTCCAAGCGTCAGGCGTTGGTGTTGCCGCAGAAGAAAG GTGGGATTCCACCTATGGGGAAGCAGAAAGTTGTCGCTGTGGCAGCAGATGCGAAGAATCGCCGAGCCCTAGAAGACATCGGCAATCAAGTTAATGCCAGAGTTGTTGAAGG GAGGATAGAAACCCAGGTCAATCGTCCCATTACTCG AAGTTTTGGGGCTCAGCTTCTTGCAAATGAACAAAATGCTGCTGCTGTAAACAAG AAATCTGTAACCACTCAGTCTGATCAAGCAGATGTTAAAGTTTGTGCAAAACCAGCTAAGAAGGTCGCAGCGAaaagaaaggagaaaaagaacgtggagaTCATTGTGATAAGCCCTGACTCTAATGAGGAAAAGAAATATGAAGCTGGCATGGTAGGTATCACCCGCAAGTCTTCCAGAAAGAAAGCTACTTCTCTTACTTCTGTGCTGACGGCTCGAAGCAAG GTTGCTTGTGAGCTCTCTGACAAGCTGAAAGAATTGGTTGTTGACATCGATGCATCTGACAAAGAGAATCAGTTGGCTGCTGTTGATTATGTAGAGGATATATACAAGTACTACAAATCCGTCGAG CATTCATTCAGGCCTTGCGACTACATGGATTCCCAAGTGGAGATCAACGTAAAGATGCGAGCTATTCTTGTTGATTGGTTAATAGAAGTGCACGATAAGTTTGTGCTGATGCCGGAGACTCTCTACTTGACATCGTATATAATTGACCTATATCTTTCGACGGAGATGACTCCGAGGAACGAACTGCAGCTTGTCGGGGTGTCCGCCATGCTCATTGCTAGCAAATACGAAGAACTCTGGGCGCCGGAG GTCAGTGATTTCATCTGCATAGCTGATAGAACTTACACCAGAGAACAGATCCTTAGAATGGAGAAGCGAATTCTGGATAAGCTTCAATGGAACCTCACTGTCCCAACGCCATATGTGTTTCTTGTGAGGTTTGTGAAGGCTGCAGAATGTGACACTGAG atgaACAACATGGTGTTCTTTTTTGCCGAGCTAGCTTTGGTACAATACTCGTTGGTTACCCACTGCCCGTCAATGGTGGCTGCTGCATCTGTATTTGCAGCTCGGTGCACTCTAAAGAAGAGCCCTCTTTGGACAGAAAcactcaagttccacacaggctTCTCCGAGCAACAATTGCT GGACTGCACCCAAATTTTAGTCAACTCGCATGCGTCGGCTGCAGCTGAGGGGAAGCTCAAGGTGGCATATAAGAAGTATTCTCATGAACATTTTGGAGCTGTGGCGTTGTATCCCCCCGCTACCGAAATGATGGAGGAGTTGACGACATCAAAGACAGTGCCTTGA
- the LOC122053005 gene encoding KHG/KDPG aldolase-like isoform X6: MALASCFFPLPPPSRGACTRAHSAAAATATSPPSSGTLEAILSSRIIACLRAQDADTAMEAACAALSGGISVLEIVMSTPGVLEVVKELLNHYPSSVIGVGTVLNAEDARKAVNAGAGFLMSPGTIMEILVDHHNSNVLYIPGAMTPTEVLFAHNTGARIVKVSLILSSICWHMGGIDKS; the protein is encoded by the exons ATGGCGCTCGCTAGCTGCTTCTTTCCTCTACCGCCTCCGTCTCGCGGCGCCTGCACTAGGGCACATTCCGCTGCCGCGGCTACCGCCACTTCTCCTCCCTCCTCCGGAACCCTAGAAGCGATTCTCAGTTCGAGGATCATCGCTTGCCTCCGCGCCCAAGA tgCTGATACAGCCATGGAAGCTGCCTGTGCTGCTCTAAGCGGGGGCATATCTGTT CTAGAGATTGTGATGTCTACTCCAGGGGTATTGGAG GTGGTAAAAGAGCTTCTGAACCATTACCCTTCATCAGTTATAGGG GTCGGAACTGTCTTAAATGCTGAGGATGCAAGAAAAGCTGTTAATGCTGGAGCTGGATTCCTGATGAGTCCTGGTACAATAATG GAAATATTAGTTGATCACCACAATAGTAATGTGCTATATATTCCAGGAGCAATGACGCCAACAGAA GTATTATTTGCACATAATACTGGCGCTAGAATTGTCAAGGTGAGTCTTATCCTTTCTTCGATATGTTGGCACATGGGAGGCATTGATAAATCATAG
- the LOC122053005 gene encoding uncharacterized protein LOC122053005 isoform X1, which yields MALASCFFPLPPPSRGACTRAHSAAAATATSPPSSGTLEAILSSRIIACLRAQDADTAMEAACAALSGGISVLEIVMSTPGVLEVVLLFHHVVKELLNHYPSSVIGVGTVLNAEDARKAVNAGAGFLMSPGTIMEILVDHHNSNVLYIPGAMTPTEVLFAHNTGARIVKVAKDIFLHLRNHFPIFQWLLRKASQQVVYIKHIEFFTYFLTLNSSPFIIFFCKIRFSFLAHRLQMDRISTISCIVCSLLVHKFISVICVGPFGGRQEGRGELPYKIKQEKPFSDIQLT from the exons ATGGCGCTCGCTAGCTGCTTCTTTCCTCTACCGCCTCCGTCTCGCGGCGCCTGCACTAGGGCACATTCCGCTGCCGCGGCTACCGCCACTTCTCCTCCCTCCTCCGGAACCCTAGAAGCGATTCTCAGTTCGAGGATCATCGCTTGCCTCCGCGCCCAAGA tgCTGATACAGCCATGGAAGCTGCCTGTGCTGCTCTAAGCGGGGGCATATCTGTT CTAGAGATTGTGATGTCTACTCCAGGGGTATTGGAGGTTGTTCTTTTGTTCCATCAT GTGGTAAAAGAGCTTCTGAACCATTACCCTTCATCAGTTATAGGG GTCGGAACTGTCTTAAATGCTGAGGATGCAAGAAAAGCTGTTAATGCTGGAGCTGGATTCCTGATGAGTCCTGGTACAATAATG GAAATATTAGTTGATCACCACAATAGTAATGTGCTATATATTCCAGGAGCAATGACGCCAACAGAA GTATTATTTGCACATAATACTGGCGCTAGAATTGTCAAG GTGGCGAAAGATATATTTCTGCACTTAAGAAACCATTTCCCCATATTCCAATGGTTGCTTCGCAAGGCATCACAACAGGTTGTCTACATCAAACACATAGAATTCTTCACTTACTTTTTAACGTTGAATTCTTCgccttttattatatttttctgcAAGATTAGATTTTCATTCCTTGCTCATCGTCTCCAAATGGATAGAATTTCAACAATTTCATGTATAGTGTGTTCTTTATTGGTACATAAATTTATTTCTGTTAtttgtgttggtccctttggaggccggcaagaggggaggggtgaattgccctacaaaataaaacaagaaaaacccttctcggatattcaactaacttaa
- the LOC122053008 gene encoding proteasome subunit alpha type-4-like, whose product MSRRYDSRTTIFSPEGRLYQVEYAMEAISNAGAAVGILAQDGVVLVGEKKVTSKLLQTSHSTEKMYKIDDHLACAVAGIMSDANILLNTAQVQAQRYTLAYQEPMPVEQLVQSLCDTKQGYTQFGGLRPFGVSFLFAGWDKNYGFQLYMSDPSGNYSGWKAAAIGGNNQAAQSMLKQDYKDEITREEAVQLALKVLSRTMDSTSLTSEKLELAEIFLEPSGAVKYQVCRRELLEKLLVKHGVTQVATEST is encoded by the coding sequence ATGTCTCGCCGCTACGATAGCCGTACGACGATTTTCTCTCCTGAAGGTCGTCTCTACCAAGTTGAGTATGCCATGGAGGCCATTAGCAATGCTGGAGCAGCTGTTGGCATCCTAGCACAAGATGGAGTGGTCTTAGTTGGTGAGAAGAAGGTCACCTCCAAACTCCTCCAGACATCCCATTCAACTGAAAAGATGTACAAGATCGATGACCACCTTGCATGTGCTGTTGCTGGGATCATGTCTGATGCAAACATCCTCCTCAACACTGCTCAAGTTCAGGCCCAGCGCTACACTCTTGCCTACCAGGAGCCCATGCCTGTAGAGCAATTGGTTCAGTCCCTTTGTGACACTAAGCAGGGCTACACCCAGTTCGGCGGCCTCCGCCCCTTTGGTGTTTCCTTCCTTTTTGCAGGATGGGACAAGAATTACGGTTTCCAACTCTACATGAGCGACCCTAGCGGTAATTACAGTGGATGGAAGGCAGCAGCAATCGGTGGCAACAATCAGGCAGCACAGTCAATGTTGAAACAAGACTATAAGGATGAGATAACGCGGGAGGAAGCAGTGCAACTTGCTCTGAAGGTGCTGAGCAGGACGATGGATAGCACGAGTCTTACATCCGAGAAACTTGAACTAGCTGAAATCTTTCTAGAGCCTAGCGGGGCTGTGAAGTATCAAGTATGCAGGCGAGAGTTGCTAGAGAAGTTGCTGGTGAAACATGGAGTGACTCAGGTTGCCACCGAGTCCACTTGA